From Nitrospirota bacterium, the proteins below share one genomic window:
- a CDS encoding M48 family metallopeptidase: protein MEAAGWISRCMGAAVVLAAALLSVAGCETNPYTGRSQLLMMPVSEELQLGAQAYAQVKNDPKVKISQDPREVEPVKRVAQRVIEAAKQSKYAEMAKQFQWEVTVIKDDKTMNAFALPGGKIAVYTGIFPVAKNEAGLAAVMGHEVVHALARHGAERMSQNIVAQVGLQAANIALGASGSSPLLSQGAMAALGAGVQVGVLLPFSRAHESEADYIGLLLAAQAGYDPREAPRLWERMEQLSGGKSPSEFLSTHPGHGTRIRQLQQWMPEALALYPPGGLGLGAELPPISGR from the coding sequence ATGGAAGCAGCGGGCTGGATCAGTCGGTGCATGGGCGCGGCGGTGGTCCTGGCGGCGGCGTTGCTGAGCGTCGCGGGCTGCGAAACCAATCCTTACACCGGACGATCCCAGTTGCTGATGATGCCGGTGTCGGAGGAGTTGCAACTGGGCGCCCAGGCCTATGCGCAGGTGAAGAACGACCCGAAGGTGAAAATCTCCCAGGACCCCCGCGAGGTCGAGCCGGTGAAGCGCGTGGCGCAGCGGGTCATCGAGGCGGCCAAGCAATCCAAGTACGCGGAGATGGCCAAACAATTCCAGTGGGAAGTCACGGTCATCAAGGACGACAAGACGATGAACGCCTTCGCGCTCCCCGGGGGCAAGATCGCGGTATACACCGGCATTTTCCCTGTGGCGAAAAACGAAGCCGGGCTGGCGGCCGTCATGGGGCATGAAGTCGTGCACGCGCTGGCGCGCCACGGCGCCGAGCGCATGAGCCAGAACATCGTCGCGCAGGTCGGATTGCAGGCGGCCAATATCGCGTTAGGCGCGAGCGGGAGCAGTCCGCTCCTCTCGCAAGGCGCGATGGCGGCGCTCGGCGCCGGGGTGCAAGTGGGCGTGCTGCTTCCGTTCAGCCGGGCGCACGAATCCGAGGCCGACTACATCGGGCTGCTGCTCGCTGCGCAGGCCGGCTACGACCCGCGCGAAGCCCCGCGCCTGTGGGAGCGCATGGAACAGCTTTCCGGAGGAAAATCGCCGTCGGAATTCCTCTCGACGCATCCCGGCCACGGCACCCGCATCCGGCAACTCCAGCAATGGATGCCCGAAGCCCTAGCGCTCTACCCGCCGGGCGGCCTCGGCCTCGGCGCCGAGCTGCCGCCGATCAGCGGGCGGTAG
- the rnhC gene encoding ribonuclease HIII produces the protein MTPSPAHSSVTRIGIDESGKGDYFGPLVVAAVFVDATTESELRLMQVRDSKKISDGRILELAPDIRTICPHSVVAIGPQRYNELYRKIKNLNRLLAWGHARALENLLERVDCDLAIADQFGDERLILNALQEKGKRIRLEQRPKAESDLAVAAASIVARAEFLLRLKRLSDEVGTTLPKGASPAVELAARMIVKKHGQERLGAVAKLHFKTTQAVLAG, from the coding sequence TTGACCCCCTCGCCCGCCCATTCGAGCGTCACCCGCATCGGCATCGACGAATCCGGCAAAGGCGATTATTTCGGCCCGCTGGTCGTCGCCGCGGTGTTTGTCGATGCGACGACCGAATCCGAGCTTCGCCTGATGCAGGTCCGGGACAGCAAGAAAATTTCGGACGGCCGGATTCTCGAGCTGGCCCCGGACATCCGCACCATCTGCCCGCACAGCGTGGTGGCCATCGGGCCGCAGCGCTACAACGAACTGTATCGGAAGATCAAAAACCTGAACCGGCTGCTGGCCTGGGGGCATGCCCGGGCGCTGGAGAACCTGCTGGAGCGGGTCGATTGCGACTTGGCGATCGCGGATCAATTCGGGGACGAGCGGCTGATCCTCAACGCGTTGCAGGAGAAGGGCAAGCGGATCCGCCTCGAACAACGCCCCAAGGCCGAATCGGACCTGGCCGTGGCGGCCGCGTCCATCGTCGCGCGCGCCGAGTTTCTGCTTCGCTTGAAACGCCTGTCCGACGAGGTGGGGACGACGCTGCCCAAAGGCGCGTCACCGGCGGTGGAGCTGGCGGCCAGGATGATCGTGAAGAAGCACGGGCAGGAACGGCTCGGTGCGGTGGCCAAGCTGCATTTCAAAACCACCCAAGCGGTGCTGGCGGGTTAG
- a CDS encoding C4-type zinc ribbon domain-containing protein: protein MNPHLSSLIELQTLDLRIAEIKEQRRKIPERLAAAEAPLREAARLLKEAADSVETYVKERRARERDLEAHEAQTEKLKARMSELKTNKEYQAYLFEIEMANKKKGEIEEQILILMEKVEQMQRTAKDAQAKVTEAERAFGLEKKTLEDLDAKLEAELSELDRKQRELAAGIDKGLFDRYTKLKATRKDLALAPVRDGICQGCRLQVPPQLVAEVKRSDELQTCPYCHRMLYWDGGPVEDVKIGPSAEKADDEVGETV, encoded by the coding sequence TTGAATCCTCATCTCTCATCTCTCATCGAGCTCCAAACCCTGGATCTCCGGATCGCCGAGATCAAGGAACAGCGACGGAAAATCCCCGAGCGGCTGGCCGCCGCGGAAGCTCCCCTCCGAGAAGCCGCCCGGCTCCTCAAAGAAGCCGCCGATTCGGTCGAGACGTACGTCAAGGAACGCCGCGCGCGCGAGCGGGACCTGGAAGCCCACGAGGCGCAGACGGAGAAGTTGAAAGCCCGCATGAGCGAACTCAAAACCAACAAGGAATACCAGGCGTATCTCTTCGAGATCGAGATGGCGAACAAGAAGAAAGGCGAGATCGAGGAGCAGATCCTGATCCTGATGGAGAAGGTCGAGCAGATGCAGCGGACCGCCAAGGACGCACAGGCGAAGGTGACGGAGGCGGAGCGCGCCTTCGGTCTGGAGAAAAAAACGCTCGAGGATCTGGACGCGAAACTGGAAGCGGAGCTGTCGGAGTTGGACCGCAAGCAGCGGGAGCTCGCCGCTGGAATCGACAAGGGACTCTTCGACCGCTACACCAAACTCAAGGCTACGCGCAAAGACCTGGCGCTGGCGCCGGTGCGGGACGGGATCTGCCAAGGATGCCGGCTGCAGGTGCCGCCCCAGCTCGTCGCCGAGGTCAAACGGTCCGACGAGCTGCAGACCTGCCCCTATTGCCACCGGATGCTGTACTGGGACGGCGGGCCGGTGGAAGACGTGAAAATCGGCCCGAGCGCGGAAAAGGCCGACGACGAGGTGGGCGAGACGGTCTAG
- the rpoD gene encoding RNA polymerase sigma factor RpoD produces the protein MPKQELLGEVKKLISLGKEKGFLTYDELNSTLPAEVVSSEQFGNLMTMFGEMDIEIVDTADGERFQKTGEHEETAEEVEESEAIEESEKEIDLSPGALSRTDDPVRLYLKEMGSVALLSREGEIEIAKRIEEGKKEIASVVYGMPMTIEFVLSLRDQLKHGKIDVREIVPVTEAEEEFEEEEVERDYEELKRKTLDALNAVRKVSSALKSLYDKSRHAGNDPARQKKIKKQIEAIRQQVVEKMESVNLHAVLKDRMVQRVRELAQQIRAAEREIAQCQRKLGVSGEAGLELLRRLGRGRRDLLAVKRKTGLSEETLQELKKTFQAARGRIRQLETEEALVSAEEIKDAVRHLDIAEEKVKRGKAELVEANLRLVVSIAKKYTNRGLQFLDLIQEGNIGLMKAVDKFEYKRGYKFSTYATWWIRQAITRAIADQARTIRIPVHMIETINKLIRTSRHLVQKLGREPTPEEIAERMDLPLDKVRKILKIAREPISLETPIGEEEDSHLGDFIEDKKAISPLEAAIRYDLQRQINSALETLTPREEKVLRKRFGIGEATDHTLEEVGQDFEVTRERIRQIEAKALRKLRHPSRSKKLRSFVESL, from the coding sequence ATGCCGAAACAAGAACTGCTCGGCGAGGTGAAGAAGCTGATCTCGCTCGGGAAAGAGAAGGGCTTTCTGACGTACGACGAACTGAACAGCACCTTGCCGGCCGAAGTGGTCTCCTCCGAACAATTCGGGAATCTCATGACCATGTTCGGCGAGATGGACATCGAGATCGTCGATACGGCGGACGGCGAACGCTTCCAGAAGACGGGCGAACACGAAGAGACGGCCGAGGAAGTCGAAGAAAGCGAGGCGATCGAGGAAAGCGAAAAGGAGATCGACCTCTCGCCCGGCGCGCTCAGCCGCACGGACGATCCGGTCCGGCTCTATCTGAAAGAGATGGGCAGCGTCGCTCTGCTGAGCCGGGAAGGAGAAATCGAGATCGCCAAGCGCATCGAGGAAGGGAAGAAAGAAATCGCTTCGGTCGTGTACGGCATGCCGATGACGATCGAATTCGTCCTGTCGCTACGCGATCAGCTCAAGCACGGAAAGATCGACGTCCGGGAGATCGTTCCCGTCACGGAGGCCGAAGAGGAGTTCGAGGAAGAGGAGGTCGAACGCGATTACGAGGAGCTGAAGCGGAAGACGCTCGACGCCCTGAACGCGGTCCGCAAAGTCTCCTCCGCGCTCAAGAGCCTCTACGACAAGAGCCGGCATGCGGGCAACGATCCGGCCCGGCAGAAGAAGATCAAGAAACAGATCGAAGCGATCCGGCAGCAGGTCGTCGAGAAGATGGAATCGGTCAACCTGCACGCCGTCCTGAAGGACCGGATGGTCCAGCGGGTCCGCGAGTTGGCGCAACAGATCCGGGCGGCGGAGCGCGAGATCGCGCAGTGCCAGCGGAAGCTCGGCGTGTCGGGCGAAGCGGGACTCGAACTGCTCAGGAGGCTCGGGCGGGGCCGACGCGATCTGCTGGCCGTGAAGCGCAAAACCGGTCTGTCGGAGGAGACGCTTCAGGAACTGAAGAAGACGTTCCAGGCGGCCCGCGGCCGGATCCGGCAATTGGAAACCGAGGAGGCCCTCGTCTCGGCGGAAGAAATCAAGGACGCCGTGCGGCATCTGGACATCGCCGAGGAAAAGGTCAAGCGGGGCAAGGCGGAGCTGGTCGAAGCCAACCTGCGGCTGGTGGTCAGCATCGCCAAGAAATACACCAACCGGGGTCTGCAATTCCTCGATCTGATTCAAGAGGGCAACATCGGTCTGATGAAGGCGGTGGACAAGTTCGAGTACAAACGCGGCTACAAGTTCAGCACCTACGCGACCTGGTGGATCCGCCAGGCCATCACCCGCGCGATCGCGGACCAGGCGAGGACCATCCGCATCCCGGTGCACATGATCGAGACGATCAACAAGCTGATCCGGACATCCCGCCATCTGGTGCAGAAACTGGGGCGCGAACCGACCCCCGAGGAAATCGCCGAGCGGATGGACCTCCCCTTGGACAAGGTGCGGAAGATCCTGAAGATCGCCCGCGAGCCGATCTCGCTCGAGACGCCCATCGGCGAGGAGGAAGACAGCCATCTGGGCGACTTCATCGAGGACAAGAAAGCGATCTCCCCGCTCGAAGCGGCGATCCGTTACGATTTGCAGCGCCAGATCAACAGCGCCCTGGAGACGCTGACGCCCAGGGAGGAGAAGGTGCTGCGCAAGCGCTTCGGAATCGGCGAGGCGACGGACCATACCCTGGAGGAAGTTGGGCAGGACTTCGAAGTCACGCGGGAACGGATCAGGCAGATCGAGGCCAAAGCGCTCCGTAAGTTGCGCCATCCGAGCCGCAGCAAGAAATTGCGCAGCTTCGTCGAAAGCCTGTAA
- the dnaG gene encoding DNA primase: MGQGLIADEIINQIRDRIDIVEVVGQHVALSKAGQNFRGLCPFHHEKTPSFNVSPSRQIFHCFGCKVGGNVFSFLMKMTGASFPEVVRELGQKVGIQVPELTGKGLDPNAASRALLEKVNQAAAAWFRRNLSDATLGKEAQAYLLGRGIQPEISERFGLGFAPPEWDALVKALTREGFNPADLAAAGLVAARRQMSGSPGAGGYYDTFRARVMFPIRDQRRRIVGFGGRVLGEGTPKYLNSPDTPLFKKGQTLFGLDLARDAAGRTGSLIIVEGYFDAIALHQAGIGNVAATLGTALTADHIQKIRPFVSKVVLLFDPDQAGVRAALRSLDLFVNSGLGVRVVSLPDGEDPDTFVRTRGAEAFLSLQEQAPSLLDFALEHCLKGAESGTIEDRIRSVDDVLRVLQKNTHPIEKEERLRVVAERLGISQQRLIERYPALLAREPRKWNRRDAQRQPSPARPKISPEERDLVHFLLQGRLSPADIRRLRTEAFSDSACRRIVESALKNLDRDGRVRLREVLDEVVGDAECGPLATELSLADRPCDDVEGYIRDCLAALERKRSETMLRELIAQLKTAEREGRLEDVRVLNAQVNELRIRKAGAQPSAV; this comes from the coding sequence GTGGGGCAGGGCCTGATTGCTGACGAGATCATCAACCAGATCAGGGACCGGATCGATATTGTGGAGGTGGTCGGCCAGCACGTCGCCCTCTCCAAGGCCGGACAAAACTTCCGGGGGCTCTGCCCCTTCCATCACGAAAAAACGCCTTCCTTCAACGTCAGTCCGTCACGCCAGATTTTTCATTGCTTCGGTTGCAAGGTCGGCGGGAACGTCTTTTCGTTCCTGATGAAAATGACGGGCGCCAGCTTCCCCGAAGTCGTCCGCGAACTCGGCCAAAAAGTCGGGATTCAGGTGCCGGAGCTGACGGGCAAGGGACTGGATCCCAACGCGGCCAGTCGAGCGCTCCTGGAGAAAGTCAATCAGGCCGCCGCGGCATGGTTCCGGCGTAATCTGTCGGATGCGACGCTGGGCAAGGAGGCGCAGGCGTACCTGCTCGGGCGCGGCATTCAGCCGGAGATCAGTGAGCGGTTCGGGCTCGGCTTTGCCCCGCCGGAGTGGGACGCGCTGGTGAAAGCGTTGACCCGCGAGGGATTCAATCCCGCCGATCTGGCCGCGGCCGGGTTGGTCGCGGCTCGCAGGCAGATGTCGGGAAGCCCCGGCGCGGGTGGATACTACGATACGTTCCGCGCCCGCGTGATGTTTCCGATCCGCGATCAGCGGCGGCGCATCGTCGGATTCGGCGGTCGGGTGCTGGGGGAGGGGACGCCGAAATACTTGAACTCTCCGGACACGCCGCTCTTTAAGAAAGGCCAGACGCTGTTCGGGTTGGACCTGGCGCGCGACGCGGCCGGAAGGACCGGCAGCCTCATTATCGTCGAAGGCTACTTCGACGCGATCGCCCTGCATCAAGCCGGCATCGGCAACGTCGCCGCGACGCTCGGCACGGCGCTCACCGCCGACCATATCCAGAAGATCCGTCCGTTCGTCTCGAAAGTGGTGCTGTTGTTCGATCCGGATCAGGCCGGGGTCCGGGCTGCGTTGCGCTCGTTGGATCTGTTCGTGAACAGCGGGCTTGGAGTCCGGGTCGTGTCCTTGCCCGACGGCGAAGACCCGGATACCTTCGTCCGAACACGCGGAGCGGAGGCCTTTCTCTCGTTGCAGGAACAGGCGCCGAGCCTGCTCGATTTCGCCCTGGAACATTGCCTGAAGGGCGCGGAGTCGGGAACCATCGAAGACCGGATCAGAAGCGTGGACGACGTGCTCCGGGTGCTTCAAAAGAACACCCACCCGATCGAGAAGGAAGAACGCCTGCGCGTCGTGGCGGAACGTTTGGGGATCAGTCAGCAACGGCTGATCGAGCGGTATCCCGCCCTGCTGGCTCGGGAACCCAGGAAATGGAACAGGCGGGACGCTCAGCGACAGCCGTCGCCGGCGCGGCCCAAGATCAGTCCCGAGGAGCGCGATCTTGTACACTTTCTGTTGCAGGGACGGTTGTCTCCGGCCGACATCCGGCGACTGCGGACCGAGGCGTTTTCGGACTCAGCCTGCCGCCGGATCGTCGAAAGCGCGCTCAAGAACCTCGACCGGGACGGGCGGGTTCGGCTGCGGGAGGTGCTGGACGAGGTCGTCGGCGATGCCGAGTGCGGGCCGTTGGCCACCGAGCTGTCGCTGGCGGACCGGCCCTGCGACGATGTCGAGGGGTATATCCGGGACTGCCTGGCCGCCCTGGAACGCAAGCGATCCGAAACGATGCTTCGGGAGCTGATCGCCCAACTCAAAACGGCGGAGCGCGAAGGGCGGCTCGAGGACGTTCGAGTCTTGAACGCGCAGGTCAACGAATTGCGGATCAGAAAAGCCGGGGCCCAGCCGTCCGCCGTGTAA
- a CDS encoding histidine triad nucleotide-binding protein — protein MSTCIFCRIVEGSIPAKLVRQDELSLAFEDINPQAPTHILVIPKRHIRSVQELDEKDAGLLGHLMLACKEIAKERGLAESGYRVVTNVGSHGGQTVFHLHFHLLGGRHMTWPPG, from the coding sequence GTGAGCACCTGTATCTTTTGCCGGATCGTCGAAGGAAGCATTCCCGCGAAGCTGGTTCGTCAGGACGAACTTTCCCTGGCCTTCGAGGACATCAATCCCCAGGCGCCGACGCATATTCTTGTCATTCCCAAACGGCATATCCGGTCGGTGCAGGAGTTGGACGAGAAAGACGCCGGGTTGTTGGGCCATCTGATGCTCGCCTGCAAGGAGATCGCGAAAGAGCGGGGTTTGGCGGAGTCCGGCTACCGGGTCGTCACCAATGTCGGATCTCACGGCGGGCAGACGGTATTTCACCTTCATTTTCATTTGCTTGGCGGCCGACACATGACCTGGCCGCCGGGTTGA
- the hisIE gene encoding bifunctional phosphoribosyl-AMP cyclohydrolase/phosphoribosyl-ATP diphosphatase HisIE: MNDQSSMAFDEQGLIPAVVQDWRDGTVLMLGYMNREAISKTLETRSVHFWSRSRKTLWEKGETSGHRLLVKDLFVDCDRDTVLVKAEPVGPTCHTGERSCFFSRVTDQGTPETEKTTEAFGGILERIYQTIQDRRASPKPGSYVSTLLEGGVDRILKKVAEEAGEVLLAAKNGKREDIVYEVADLLFHTLLVLGYHRITLDEIYQELAKRYGKSGLRPARP; this comes from the coding sequence ATGAACGACCAGAGTTCCATGGCCTTCGATGAGCAGGGGTTGATTCCCGCGGTGGTCCAGGACTGGCGGGATGGCACGGTCCTGATGTTGGGGTACATGAACCGCGAGGCGATCAGCAAGACGCTGGAAACCCGCTCCGTCCATTTTTGGAGCCGGTCCCGCAAGACGCTGTGGGAAAAGGGGGAGACCTCCGGCCATCGGCTCCTGGTCAAGGATCTCTTCGTCGATTGCGATCGGGATACCGTGTTGGTCAAGGCTGAGCCGGTCGGCCCGACATGCCATACCGGCGAGCGGTCCTGCTTTTTCAGCCGCGTGACCGACCAGGGGACGCCCGAAACGGAGAAAACGACCGAGGCCTTCGGCGGGATTCTGGAGCGGATTTATCAGACGATTCAGGACCGACGCGCGTCGCCGAAACCCGGCTCCTATGTCTCCACCTTGCTGGAAGGGGGAGTCGATCGAATCCTCAAAAAAGTCGCCGAGGAGGCGGGGGAAGTCCTGCTGGCCGCCAAAAACGGCAAGCGGGAGGACATCGTCTACGAAGTGGCCGATCTTCTGTTCCACACCCTGCTGGTTCTGGGCTATCACCGGATCACGCTTGACGAGATCTATCAGGAACTGGCCAAGCGTTACGGCAAGTCGGGGCTGCGCCCCGCCCGACCGTGA
- the hisF gene encoding imidazole glycerol phosphate synthase subunit HisF, with amino-acid sequence MLTKRIIPCLDVKDGRVVKGVGFVNLRDAGDPVEVATAYDREGADELCFLDITASYENRKTILDVVERTAERVFMPLTVGGGVKALEDIRALLKAGADKVSINTAAVQNPEFVRQAAERFGTQCTVVAIDAKRRRNGEPSGASPEWEVYTHGGRKPTGLSAIDWARRVESYGAGEILLTSMDQDGTQAGYDLELVRAVVQAVSIPVIASGGAGTLEHLYDGLAVGQADAVLAASIFHYRTYTIPQAKKYLRERGVAVRMVPVEMTAG; translated from the coding sequence ATGCTGACCAAACGGATCATTCCCTGTCTGGATGTCAAGGACGGACGGGTGGTGAAGGGAGTCGGGTTCGTCAACCTGCGCGATGCCGGCGATCCGGTCGAAGTGGCGACGGCCTATGACCGGGAAGGCGCCGATGAGCTGTGTTTCCTCGACATCACGGCGTCGTACGAAAACCGCAAGACGATCCTGGACGTCGTGGAGCGAACTGCCGAGCGGGTCTTTATGCCCCTCACGGTCGGAGGCGGGGTCAAGGCCTTGGAGGACATCAGGGCGTTGCTGAAAGCCGGGGCGGACAAAGTCAGCATCAATACGGCGGCGGTTCAGAATCCGGAATTCGTGCGGCAGGCGGCCGAACGGTTCGGCACGCAGTGCACGGTGGTGGCCATCGACGCCAAGCGGCGCCGAAACGGCGAACCGTCCGGCGCGTCGCCGGAATGGGAGGTCTATACCCATGGCGGCCGGAAACCGACCGGCTTGTCGGCGATCGACTGGGCCCGCCGCGTGGAAAGTTACGGAGCCGGAGAGATCCTGTTGACCAGCATGGACCAGGACGGGACCCAAGCGGGGTACGATCTGGAGCTTGTGCGGGCGGTCGTCCAGGCCGTGTCCATTCCGGTGATCGCCTCCGGCGGCGCGGGCACGCTGGAGCATCTGTACGATGGACTGGCGGTCGGTCAGGCCGACGCGGTCCTGGCGGCGTCGATCTTCCATTACCGGACATACACGATTCCCCAGGCCAAGAAATATCTGCGCGAACGAGGCGTGGCGGTGCGGATGGTTCCGGTCGAAATGACGGCGGGGTGA
- the hisA gene encoding 1-(5-phosphoribosyl)-5-[(5-phosphoribosylamino)methylideneamino]imidazole-4-carboxamide isomerase yields MLVIPAIDLKDGRCVRLRQGDLAAETVYSDDVSGVALGWQRLGAALIHVVDLDGAVAGEPKNLDRIDTIVKSVSIKVQVGGGIRTIETVRRYLHAGVSRVVLGTAALRDRALLEQACREFPLRIVLGLDARDGNVAVRGWTSVSDTRAVDLLKNLAGYPLSAVIYTDIAKDGMLSGPNLVALQEIVDASSVPVIASGGIASVEDVLAIKALGPRVEGVIVGKALYDGKLDLAAAIAAAGPLPRA; encoded by the coding sequence ATGCTGGTGATTCCGGCGATCGATCTGAAAGACGGGCGGTGCGTTCGTCTACGACAGGGAGACCTGGCCGCCGAGACCGTCTATTCGGACGACGTCTCGGGTGTGGCGTTGGGCTGGCAGCGGCTTGGCGCGGCGCTGATCCACGTGGTGGACCTCGACGGAGCGGTCGCGGGAGAGCCGAAGAACCTGGACCGGATCGACACGATCGTGAAATCGGTCTCGATCAAGGTGCAGGTAGGAGGGGGAATCCGGACGATCGAGACCGTTCGTCGCTATCTGCACGCCGGCGTGTCCCGGGTCGTGTTGGGGACGGCGGCCTTGCGGGACCGGGCCCTGCTGGAGCAGGCATGCCGGGAGTTTCCGCTTCGCATTGTGCTCGGATTGGACGCGCGTGACGGCAATGTGGCCGTGCGAGGCTGGACCAGCGTTTCGGACACCCGCGCGGTGGATTTGCTCAAGAACCTCGCCGGGTATCCCCTGAGCGCCGTGATTTACACGGACATTGCCAAAGACGGCATGCTGAGCGGACCGAACCTGGTGGCGTTGCAGGAAATCGTCGACGCATCCTCGGTCCCGGTCATCGCATCCGGAGGCATCGCGAGCGTGGAGGATGTGCTGGCGATCAAGGCGCTGGGACCCCGCGTGGAAGGCGTGATCGTGGGCAAGGCTCTCTACGACGGAAAGCTGGACCTCGCGGCGGCGATCGCCGCCGCAGGCCCCTTGCCCCGTGCCTGA
- the hisH gene encoding imidazole glycerol phosphate synthase subunit HisH, protein MIAIIDYGMGNLRSVHKAFEAVGHRAVVTRDPRVIRDATHVVLPGVGAFADCMANLDRYGLIDPIRRAIGTGKPFLGICLGLQVLFTESEEFGVHKGLDVVPGRVTRFRFDRERNGWKGAGDGPALKIPHMGWNAVVIQKPAPLFRGVESGSFCYFVHSYYVEPSDPTVVAGVTDYGLRFASSVWRDNIVACQFHPEKSQAVGLRMVKNFGDWT, encoded by the coding sequence ATGATCGCCATAATCGACTACGGGATGGGAAACCTGCGGAGCGTCCACAAGGCGTTCGAAGCAGTGGGGCATCGCGCGGTCGTGACCCGCGACCCGCGTGTGATCCGCGACGCCACGCACGTCGTGTTGCCGGGTGTCGGGGCCTTCGCCGATTGCATGGCGAATCTGGACCGATACGGGCTCATCGATCCGATCCGGCGAGCCATCGGGACCGGGAAGCCGTTTCTCGGCATCTGTCTCGGCCTGCAGGTCCTGTTCACCGAAAGCGAGGAGTTCGGCGTCCATAAAGGACTGGATGTCGTCCCGGGCCGGGTCACACGTTTTCGGTTCGACCGGGAACGGAACGGGTGGAAGGGGGCGGGCGACGGGCCGGCGCTGAAGATTCCTCACATGGGGTGGAACGCCGTCGTGATCCAGAAACCCGCGCCGCTCTTTCGGGGCGTCGAGAGCGGGAGCTTCTGCTATTTTGTGCATTCCTATTATGTGGAGCCGAGCGATCCGACCGTCGTCGCCGGCGTGACCGACTACGGCCTGCGGTTTGCGTCGAGTGTCTGGCGCGACAACATCGTCGCCTGCCAATTCCATCCGGAAAAAAGCCAGGCCGTGGGTCTCCGCATGGTGAAGAACTTCGGGGACTGGACATGA
- the hisB gene encoding imidazoleglycerol-phosphate dehydratase HisB: MTSTRPPRRASIQRVTTETQVQVEFQLDGTGQGKISTTIPFLDHMLALLAKHGFFDLTVQAKGDVDIDDHHTIEDIGIVLGDALKQALGTKEGIRRFGWASVPLDETLAQVTVDLSGRPYLVYRVDLPERKIKSFDLGLFEDFFQAFVAHGALNLHVNVLYGRNPHHIMEAVFKALAKALDQATSLEERLSGVLSTKGKL, from the coding sequence ATGACGAGCACGCGGCCGCCCAGACGGGCTTCGATTCAGCGGGTGACGACGGAGACGCAGGTCCAGGTCGAGTTCCAGCTTGACGGAACCGGGCAGGGCAAAATCAGCACGACGATCCCCTTCCTGGATCACATGCTGGCGCTGCTCGCCAAGCACGGGTTTTTCGACCTGACGGTCCAGGCCAAGGGCGACGTCGACATCGACGACCATCACACGATCGAAGACATCGGGATCGTCCTGGGCGACGCGTTGAAGCAGGCGCTGGGAACGAAGGAAGGCATCCGGAGGTTCGGCTGGGCGTCGGTTCCGTTGGACGAAACGTTGGCGCAGGTGACGGTCGATCTGAGCGGACGGCCCTATCTCGTCTATCGGGTCGATCTGCCGGAACGCAAGATCAAGTCGTTTGACCTGGGTTTGTTCGAAGACTTCTTCCAGGCCTTCGTCGCGCACGGCGCGCTCAACCTGCACGTGAACGTGCTCTACGGCCGCAACCCCCACCACATCATGGAGGCCGTCTTCAAGGCGCTGGCCAAGGCATTGGACCAGGCCACCTCGCTGGAGGAACGGCTCTCCGGCGTCCTGTCGACAAAAGGAAAGCTCTAA